The proteins below come from a single Candidatus Omnitrophota bacterium genomic window:
- a CDS encoding diphthine--ammonia ligase, which yields MDNLTAISSWSGGKDSCLACYKAIQEGYQVKYLLNFISRESKRGCFHGIENKLMQAQTEAIGIPLIQKEVSPDMKKYEEEFKAAVREFKFKGVKAMVFGDIYLEEHENWVKRVCKDLDISAVEPLWNLPPEEIIKDFIKLGFKAIIVSCKADIMGKEFLGRPIDTDLISELKTRNICPCGENGEFHTLVIDGPIFKKRIQILKAEPIIKEGFWKHWFLDIKKYKTI from the coding sequence ATGGATAATTTAACGGCGATATCTTCATGGAGCGGCGGTAAAGACAGCTGCCTGGCTTGCTATAAGGCAATCCAAGAGGGCTATCAGGTAAAATACCTTTTGAATTTTATCTCGCGGGAATCCAAACGCGGATGTTTTCACGGAATAGAAAATAAGCTCATGCAGGCCCAAACAGAAGCAATAGGCATACCCCTGATTCAAAAAGAAGTAAGCCCGGATATGAAAAAATATGAAGAGGAATTTAAGGCTGCGGTTAGAGAGTTTAAATTCAAAGGCGTCAAGGCAATGGTTTTCGGGGATATTTATTTAGAAGAACATGAGAATTGGGTTAAACGTGTCTGCAAAGATTTAGATATTTCTGCCGTAGAGCCGTTATGGAATTTACCGCCGGAAGAAATTATCAAAGATTTTATAAAACTCGGCTTTAAGGCGATTATTGTCAGCTGTAAAGCAGACATAATGGGCAAAGAATTCCTCGGCCGTCCGATAGACACGGATTTAATCAGCGAGTTGAAAACAAGGAATATCTGCCCCTGCGGCGAAAACGGAGAATTCCATACCCTGGTGATAGACGGCCCGATTTTTAAGAAACGGATTCAGATACTAAAAGCCGAACCCATTATCAAGGAAGGCTTCTGGAAACACTGGTTTCTCGATATTAAAAAATATAAAACTATCTAA
- the cobS gene encoding adenosylcobinamide-GDP ribazoletransferase: MKSLLLALQFLTIIPVKVSLAREDELAKSMICFPLIGLLLGLALVGIDNLFLNLNFPEFSINIILVISLVILTGGMHLDGLADTADALLSRKSKEEMLTIMRDPHIGVMGVLAIISMLLLKSSFLSTLGISSKMTALLLMCILSRWSMVFTIFLFPYAREEGKAKTFTQGITLKIFILATIITLIPVIAIWRIKGLLVLMIIAGVNYIFGKAMDKKIGGITGDTLGAAEEITEVIILFSICILERGNLWII; the protein is encoded by the coding sequence CTCTTGGCGCTACAATTCTTAACCATTATTCCCGTTAAGGTCAGCCTCGCACGAGAAGATGAATTAGCAAAATCAATGATATGCTTCCCATTGATCGGGCTATTGCTGGGGTTGGCTTTAGTAGGAATAGACAATTTATTCCTTAACCTGAATTTCCCGGAATTCTCCATAAATATTATCCTGGTTATCTCCCTCGTCATACTTACAGGCGGGATGCATTTAGACGGCCTAGCCGATACTGCCGATGCCTTATTGAGCAGAAAGAGCAAAGAAGAGATGCTTACGATTATGCGCGATCCCCACATCGGCGTAATGGGGGTCTTGGCAATAATAAGCATGCTACTATTAAAGTCCTCTTTTCTTTCTACGCTAGGCATATCTTCCAAAATGACTGCATTGCTCTTAATGTGCATACTGAGCAGATGGTCTATGGTCTTTACGATATTTTTATTCCCTTATGCCAGAGAAGAGGGTAAAGCAAAGACTTTTACGCAGGGAATAACTTTAAAAATATTTATCTTAGCGACTATAATCACCCTGATTCCCGTAATCGCAATCTGGAGGATAAAAGGGCTATTAGTTCTTATGATAATAGCCGGGGTTAATTATATTTTCGGTAAAGCTATGGATAAAAAAATCGGCGGAATAACCGGAGACACCCTTGGCGCAGCAGAAGAAATAACTGAGGTCATCATATTATTTAGTATATGCATTTTAGAAAGGGGCAACCTATGGATAATTTAA